The following is a genomic window from Ictalurus furcatus strain D&B chromosome 14, Billie_1.0, whole genome shotgun sequence.
ACTGTCAAAATCTTCACTAGGTAACAATGTCGGTCAACCTGGAAAGTATCATAATACAACCTAATGTCAacaaaaattcaaaacaaacaaaattgacAAAAGCTTTATGACAACTGATGCCTGCTAGACCAggattgatcattttcctatagcagcacacCCCATGTCGTTTTATTTCATACTTCAAATAAATTTGAGCCAAAATGTAATCTGTTTTTTCATTGAACACTAGAGAATGATTGTTGCATGAGAATTATGTCAGTCACAGAGCTCCACATTAGTGCTTTAAGCTCTTTATCATTCATCATATCATAATAAGCACTGTGGAGGATCACCTGTGTTAAGGCAATATTCTGAATTGTTGTCTTACAGatacaaacagatttttttcctcagtggACTAATTAATACCAGGTCCTCTTACCTCTGCCTGGCTCGCCACTGACATTTGGTTCATGCTTGAGTGGCTATCAGGCTGATTTCCATCTCTCGCAGGAAGATGTGActgagcaagtgtgtgtgtgtgtgtgtgtgtctaccgTATCACAAGGACAACACGAGACAGGTCTGCCTTTAGGAGATGGCATTAAGGTAGCATGACAATCGTGGATTAAAGATACTTTCAGCCAATCCCACCTTCCTCACAGGTTATCGGTTCAATggcaaatgcaaaaatgaaaaaaattcacacatgcatacacatgaaTTGGCTTCTAGTTTGTATAACTCTGCGTTAGACTTTAAGTTAGAGTTTTATACATTATTCATGTTATAGCATCTGGCCTGTACAGTACCCAATTTATGATACCCAAAATATGAATACTGAATAAAATTTTTAACATGTTTCTTAATGCCTATGAAGTTACTATATCACTAAATCATATCAGAACAGTATTTTACTATATTCTGTATACTATATTGTGTATTTAACAGCCAAAATGTAAAATACGCTGTAACAATCATGGTTTGTGCATTACTGAGaattagctaagttagctagctagcttaaagGAACgtcaccctgaaacacattgaATGTGTTGAATATATTGAAATAACTGTGCTGTGCGTAGTGATCCTGGTGTGAATTTGTTGGTTAGatggtagctgttgtgtgtCGCACTGGGGGACACTTCTAGCGCTGTGGGAACGGTAATTAATAGGAGAAAACAATTTTCAACGCTTTCAAACATAAGGGATCTTACTCAAAACAGAAGAGCAAGTGTTTCTTGCAATGCGCATACAGTCAAagctctcttcgattcatgcgtgtcaaacatgagtacagctaaaaggtttcatttaccaacaaacatcactgcgaaagagcgtgcaaaacaatttcatgcagttGCAATCTCGCCaagtcaagtagttttctgcaaaaaaaatgcaaaaaaaatctgcaagttgcatcggaaatttagaaaaaaagccAGAGcagaatcgagcatttttggcgcAACAgtctctgtgaaatcctgtacagatgTTCAACACAGAAACAGCAAAGTtgcagaatgcaatgcagctatatgaGTTACAGCAAAGGTTCAATTAGAAAGTGTTGTCATCTAAAAGATGAGGCGCATGATGGTGTACAaggtggtattagcatgaaactGGAAGCTTTGGAACCTTAACCTTGTGAGCAAGGTGTACAGATAAGGAGGTAAAAGAGCTGGATGGACTAAAGacctaaagtgctgctgcattgaCCAGTTTAAGTAGAGATAAAGCAAGATCTAATTCCCACTGGCACCACTACCAGCAGGTATTCGAACATGGGTGTGTTGATggaaaaagattaaataaaacacagaatttccatccaccttctataccgcttaatccttttcagggtcgcaagggaacctggagcctatcccagggagcatcgggcacaaggcggggtacaccctggacagggtgccaatccatcgcagggcacactcacgtacacattcacacacccattcatacactatggacactttgaactcgccaatcagcctaccactgtgggaatcgaacccccgaccctggaggtgtgaggtgaacgtgctaaccactaagccaccgtgcgccctacagagaatttcattacaaaataaattttgGACGTCATCAAAGATcattataatagtaatagtggTTAAGGGTGGATATTTTGTTTAACACAGATTTTCTGTTCTGAAAAACGTTCTCAATTACAGCAACAAGCTCAAAACATTAGAATGTAAAACCAGGAATGATTTAAGCCGTGGACCCAATTTCTGTGAATCCACAACTGAGTTCTTATGCCGTGCCTTCAGTTTTATACAGGCTTGCTGAGAAAGTCCTCTGTTTTCAGGGAGAAATGTCAAATTGCAACAAAGTTCTACTAGCTGTATAATCATAAGCCAACCAAGATTAGTGACCCAACCAAGATTAGTGACCCTTTtgaaaatcacatttttgagTGTAGTGTACTTTCATGTGATTTATGCATTATCATGGGTGTGGGTTGTGCACAAAATTATGAACTAAAATGAAGATAGTGAATAAAAATTTTTTCTcatcaatattatttattgaccCTATTAAAGCGCTGAAACAAGCGGTAAGAAACAAATATGCATACCCTGctgatatttatcattttatatttgtacCTGGAGGAAGTGTGCAGCCTGGACAAACTCCTGCAGCAGCAGCTTTCATTAACCCAGtgctaaatcacacacacacacacacacacacacacacacacacacacagagagagagagagaacaggtcTCCTGGTGAACTGCTGTGTTTTATCACAGGGATGCCCACATTAATATGCAACCTCTTGTAATGTTTGTCTTAACCAGTTCTcagaatattacatttacaaataacttGTATGTACACACCGTGCACAGAGCCAGCAGCTTGTACAAACAAGCAGAGAGTGGCTACAGCCTGGAACAGATGATTAAGCCACTTCACGGCCAATCATGATTAGCGTCTTTGGCTTTGCGCCATGGCTTTGCTCATCTCCTTATGGATAACACTAGTCTATTGTAGCACAGAGCCCAGGAAACACACCCTGAGGAGAAGGaactctgttgtgtgtgtgtgtggcaaagGTTTAAAGGATTGGAGCATAAAATCTTAACTATGTACTCATTTGTCTGCCAACTAGAAATTATGTACATCACAAATAAGCCATCCGCCAATAaactaataattatttatgctGTTTTTTATGTAGAATTATAATCAGTTTCACAAAGATTCAAACTCAATCTCAGTAGATTTTTATGTATTAGATCGTTTTTAGATAATTTAAAGGGAATGATGCGTTATTTTATGTAACTGGAGCCACATTTCTCTTCAAACTCTTCTAAAGATGGGTCCTGAGGAGAAGTAGCTGTTTCTGAGGTTTTCTGGGGTGAAGGCTTtcctttaaaatgtaatgatgaAAAGACAATTCGATTGGCAATTCGAATGACTTCTGATCCGTATTTTCTTCACCACCAGCTTTCTGTGGTTCATACATAAACCAACACACAGACGCTCAGAAATTCGGAAATTCAGGATTTGTACATCTAGTATGCTGTTGCATTCATGGAAAAATCCAAACAATACCAGAATCTAGAAAATGCTTAAAGAGAGTAAACAGGACCATTAGTTTTGTACAATGTAGGCATTTACTTAAATACATACATGCAGGGCTAAAGGAAGTTAGCAAAGAGCGATATATTGTTTATTGACTTATTTGACAGATAATTATTTGATTATGAACATGCAACCTAATGCAAAATATAGGCTCATTAGTTGTCCTGTACATTTGAGAATTTATTAAACTACTGAAGTGAATATTCAGGGCGAAAGACAGAACcttatttcatgttttctgtGCTGTTCACATCATGCCCCTACAAAGGCAATGGACTGGAAGTCTGATGAGAGCTACTTCTGTTGTCTCACTTTGAGCCTCATAAAAGGAAGCAGCCTTGTCAACACCAAAGGCTGCAGTCCCTCTCcttatccagagagagagagagagagagagacacggtcTCAGAAGAGCTGCCCTTCACCACACTCTGTCTGAGTGCCTGAAGGAAAGGAGAGATTTGGTCTGGAGCCATTTTTGCCACCTTCCACTCTCCTAATAATGGCTTCACTGCTGAGGAACAGAAGGACTGCTGACTGTAGGCTCACTGAGaaaacttaaataataataattaaaaaaacattaatggaATTGGCAACCTCTGTGTCTCAGCATACTCTGTGAGTTGGTACTGAGGCGTGCAGTGCTTCTGGCCTGTCTGTAGGGATAGTCATTCCCAAACCACATctaccatatacacacacaccacgatCACTGATGCCTGTTCTATAATTAAACACATCATAACACACATAACATGGATGACTTGGCTTGCTACAGGCATGGATGGTAAAAACCTAATCAAAGACAGAGATGAAATCTGTTAGTCCTTTCTTTAGGATAATATAGACCAGCTTTTGGAAGAAAATGTTGTATAGTAGTCTGATATGTCTCTTATGTTCTCACTTCACCAGTTTATTAATTACATCTCTCACCTTTTCACACATTATACATGGCAACAAGTCACACAAGTTACTGTTTAAATTAGTGTTGGAATAGGCAAAAGTGACGTAGTACTTTATGTATGGCATGATTCTAGCATCATTCAAACAGCTGCCATGCTGTATagtgtgaaataaatgtattttaaaaaaaacaataccagCAAATGGTGATGCCGTGAATGGAAACATCTTAATTAAGCATGCAAACTGATGGGCCACAACAAGACCAGTTGCTttaactatccatccatccatccatcaattttctgtaccgcttatcctacccagggtcgtgggggagacTGCAGCCTGTCCCAGAGAACTTGGGGCATAAGacgggggacactctggacataaatcaatcgcacacacactcacgcactaCAGACAACTTagcaatttagaaatgccaatcagcctacagcgcataaattttggactgagggaggaaaccagagtactcagaggaaacctccgaagcacaaagagaacatgcaaactctgcgtaaacaggacagaggcaggatttgaaccctcaaccctggaggtgcgaggctaacatactaaccactaagccactgtgcccacCTAACATTAACTAATTTAACTAATTGAATATACTATGTCAGAACACATCTtgtgtacacacattcacacctagaagCAATTTAGAGTAGTTCACCTACTGACATggttttgggaggaaaccagagaacctgggtGAAAtttacacagacacagggagaacatgcacagaaactccacacagacagtaacccgagttcACTCAAACCCGGGAccgtggagctgtgaggtaaCAATGCTACCCACTGACCTCCATGCACACAGTGTTGTCTCTAAGAGTCAGACtcaaaaatatacttttattgAAGCTTGAACAACAACCCTAAAATTGGTTCTCATAACCCTTTTTATGAAGGCCATATTCAAATACCCCGTGAATACATTCAAAATGTTATAATGCATCATTATACACATTGTTAACATTTTCAGAAAAATGCATTACACTTTAGTCATAGACTaaagactttattttatttgtatagctctttGAACACTAGACACTgacacaaagcagctgtacagaaatctggatatagagCTAGGTCTagatgagcaagccagaggcaacagtggcaaagaaaaaccTCCTGAGACGACTTGCGAGGAACCAGATTAAAAATGGAGCCCGTCCTATTCTGGGTGACgctggatagtgggattataaatcttTTCCCTTTGACAGTTTTGTGCTATAAAGTCAGACAGTACCGAGTGTGCTGAAAGaatgtttatgattacagcagcagttcttaagTACTGTAAGTTTCCAGTACTCAGATGAGATTTTCCAATGAAGAAGGGGTGAGATATgggcataattttttttgtaaatattaggaAGTGTACATATTTAGGGTATTGATGTTGGACCTTATAACATAACTAACATAACATTATGACATGTCAGGAACATGTTCATTTGATTATGAATAtggccttcatagaaagtgttgcTTTAAGTACTATTATTGCAATTTCaattatggaaaataaaaaaaataaaaaaatcctattTGGTGTTAGTAAGAGAGTCAGTAATCACTGCGCATTTACAACGTGAAAACTGTCACTGTCCTTCCCTCATTCCTCATCCCTCATGCACTCTGTGTGTCGCATCACTAGGACTTGCTCTGCATTTGACATTCATTGGCTTGAGGTCCTATCTGAATGATTGAGTGCCAGCGTTTGCGATGGCAAATTGCATCGTTTCAATCCAGGAGAGTTTTTCCCTGCGGGTGTGGCGGAAGTCCCCTGGGCCAGCCTGGAGCTCAACAGCATGTTGTACATCcacataaaaaggaaaaaatatggGAGCTACTCTCATCTTTATGATGTGGAGATTAATCTGTCAGCGTGGCCTGGCGTAAATCTGCGCCCTGCTTTTGCAAAATACTGTTTTACTCGCCTTTACACtatattttatcttttattggcaataaacataaaacagcaCAAAGGGGTAATGTTCTCATcaatattattacaaaatgacaataaatttgCAGGCTTATAAGCTTTTGAAGGAATTCCCACTCCGACCACAAAGCAGTTAAGAGAATTTGAGTCTCACTGAGCAGTAGGTCGAACATGACACCTTCAGAGCTTCAACTGTATTCTTCTTTAGGATGATGCCAAGAATCAATCAATTAAGCAAATAATAAATTGTCAATATAcggcaaaatataaataaatataaacggTACATTTATTGTCATAAACAGAttagtaataatatttaaatgaatattaaattattatgaattatttcGTACATATAATGTAATGGGGTCCCTGAGTCTAATTAAGGATTTGCTCATTTGAATATTCCCAGGCATGCTTAGCGGTTATATCATTAGCACATATAtaacctgttaaaaaaaaaaatacaattcatGCTTATGGGTTTAGAATATTTTTGATTATGTTATTAGtcatgtgctgtgtgtgtgtgtgtgtgtgttgggatgtAGCTGTTATGTGAAAAGTAGTGCCATTTTACTTTGCTATTTGTGACAATACTAGTGATATGTAGCTACTGAACTCTGGAGTATATAAAACACGAGAGATAGAGACTCTCCTTGAAGACGAAGGGCTTAATTAATGAGGGCCTAATCAGTAAAAGACgacattattcatttttacctgTCACACACCACCTCCGGAGGTCTTCATCCTCCATCTGCTTACATAAAGCGCGGTGTGTGCTGGATGTTGGAGCTGCTGCGGCTTTTCCTGTCAGGATTGCAATGTCAACGCTTTGCTTGCTCTCTCACCCTCGGAGACCACAGCCTCAACTGCACAAAAGCCCCAGCCGCTTTCTGCTATGCTAATTATCTTAGCTGGAGgttaaattaacacttttaattaaaaaaattagcaccAAACAAACACGGCAAAACACACTAATGATTAAACCATCTAAATAAAGCCGCTTCATTCCAAAGGCATGGCAGCGTGAACAGAGTTTTATTACCGTCATAAAACATGTCAGAGAAGGAGATTCCCATCCAAATAGACTTGCAGTCAGTGTCAGATAATGCCGAGGAGATGGATGGTATGCTTACTGTATTATGTGATTATTATGTAAATGGTTTTGGAATGAATATGATGCCTGATTTCCTTAAGTAACAAATCAGTAAAGCGAGTCTCTGTAATCAAAGCCTGTGTGATTGAACATAGGAGCTTATTTCATCATAAGCACAAAAGCTTTAGAGGGGATacaatgtgtaaataatattggaaatcaaatacttttggactatttattaaaaacaaaacaaaacaaacaaaaaacggcTAAATTAAGCTTCAGAAGGCAGAAGATTATTGGAGGCAGATTGTTGGAGGAAACAAATCTCTGTGGTGCTCTACTGCTCTCTAGTGGTGaactacacacactgcactcctTCTACAAGAGCTTCAGGCCATGCTCTCAATACATCTGTTATGCACCatagaaatacagagaaatgcatttatggaagaaaaaaaaaggttaagttTTTGTTAACTATGGCACAGTTTAATACAAAcgttgtgcatttatttatgggGTGCAGAAATACATTTGCCTTCTTTGCGGATCAAGTAACACTCAGATGAGTTTACCAACCCTGGATTTGAGCATTCAACAGTCATTACTTCAGAAGCTTACAAATGACATAACTGGGATTTTGTCTTTGGTCTCTTTAGAACACTGCGAGTCCAGTTAGAGATAGATCCATATAGATTATAGACTATCCATAAAGCTAGAACAGTACATCAGGGCTGAGGGCTGAGCAGATAAGAGGTTCCTTAGGATCACAGGATCTGAGGGTCCTGGAACCAGTGTTACCTGCTCCGCTTTAATCATCTCCTCCACACAAACTCAGCAGAGCCTGCTGATAGTCTCCTTTAGTGTGCTCCTATAGATAGAGTGCACCATCAGAAACcatgcatgtgtatatacaaCATTGCAGATATTTTGAAAATGGAAgttaatatgattattaaaatGCATAGGAGACATGCATGGTGCATATAAATGTGATTAACATGTAACTTACAGAGATGGTCTGGTACAGAGACTTTCCAAACTGGGCCTTATACTCAGACCTGATCTTCTTAAGGTCTACCTCACAGCGTGAGATCATGATCCTCGTTACCACTTTCTCCTTTGCACCTTTACTCTgaaacacatacacagttaTCTTACTATCCTTCTGAGAACTGTAAGCCATAACCACTTCTcctaattattaatgcagctaattcaTGCTATGCCCATACACAAACCTAACCATAACCTTAAGAAaccagtaaccaaaaggaaaccatTGGACtcttagtttaaaaaaaaaataataataataaaaaaatacaagctGCATATTTCTATGTGTGCCTCTttatcttggtggggaccaggagtccacacacacacacacacacacacacacacacacacacacacacacacacacacacacacacacacacaaacacacacagcctgatGTAACTTCCCTGAAATAAGCTTCCTGTGACAACAGCAGCTAAATTACCACAAAGATAAACCTTACCCTTTTAAGGTTGTGAGTGAAAGTTTtttaaaggaaaggaaaaacagGACAAAATGCAGTTACCTTCATGGCATCACCGAGTTTGTTGGCAAAGTAgagttgtttgttttcaaagcACTGGACTGCATAGAAAGAGTGTGGAGACAGTTTAGTTCACATGCTGTACATTACACAAAGGgtatgtctgtgtctctgtgagaCTGTAACACCTCTATGAATATGTGTACACAAGTTAGCGAACGAGTCTAACCGAGTGCAAGGAAGGACTTCTCCAGATCTCCTTTCACCTCCTTCCTGATGCTCTCCTGCATGTCGTAGGGACTGTAGCTCTTGTATCGGTCAAATACTAGAGATAAATAAGCATGATTCAAACAAATATTTTGCATAAAACCTATTTCTcaattatcttttatttttatagagaACAGAGGTGAACGTAAGGGGCTTAAGAACCTTTCTGCAGATGAGGGACACTCCTTTCTGACATGATGCTAATCCAGGTTTTGACATCAGTGCCTTTACGTTTCACTCCAGCTTCATACAGTGCCTGGGAAGCAGAAAAACAAAGGTATGGAATTCTTACACTTCCTGAGAGGTGACGTGTAGTAGTAAATggtgttcattcatttaacCAAGACTTtaaatttaatccatattttaTGACTTACTCTGGCATCTTCATCAATTTTCTCATAGTCAACTACAGTGCTTGGCTCATCCCTCTTGACCTATTGGGAAGTTATAAGATAAATACACATGACTtcaataattagatttttttttttttttgccaggtgTGTTACACAGACAAGGAATATGTCTTGGTTACTGCACATATAACATTACACACAACCTTTGACTTTAAtctgtatttaaatgtatttatttattactcattattattattattattattattattatgattattgtatatttaaacataattcTGTTGTGGCTTATTTGGTTGATTGATTTGTAAAGTACTTTGAGTCaacttctgttgttttaaatgtgctctagAAATAAAggttgacttgacttgactatagatatacagtacatagatGCCCAAGAAATAGATAAGCACAAACTATCCAGAAATAAATGacataatgtaaatatatgctAAGGAAACATACTGGAATATTAGAACAGGTACACaataaacaatttataaaaCTAAAGGAAATCTTTCATTCAGACTCGAGTGCGTATTTTAATAAGCTGTAAATGGTAATAGTGGTCCATCATGGACAGAATGCAGACAGTTCCTCACCGCCACTAGGGCAAGCAGCAGCTTAGCGAAGTCTCCTGAGGTGTCTCCAGCCACATCCTTCTCCAGGTCCTTCTTGAACACTGCacgtacacacattcacttacTGCTGTTCCTGTTTATCTGTGACCAGCTAAAGTTGACTTGTGCACCTTCTCACACTTACTTTCTTTGTAGACTTTCTTAATTTCCACCAGCTCTGTAGTGCTTCGAGAGCAGAGGATCTCAATCAGGCTCTCCTCATCTGTTCCTAAACCCTGAACAGACACATGGTACAGCAGttggtatatatacatacacacacacatgaatgtaGTATGTAACTCAGCTGATTGAATGAGACATGGTTCTGTTGTTAGGTTTATCTTACTTTTATGGAGGCTTTAATCTCAGAGGCATCGAACTGAGCAGTGCTCTTCATCAGGCCCAAAATAACGGTCTCAAGCGAGCCAGACAGTGCCCCCTTAAGGGCAGAAATCATATCCTGTACAGGAGgggcatgaaacaaaaaaatcagtgttttaaatgataaaacattttggctctttaaaaaaagaaaataataataataataataataataagaagaagaattgtTCTGACCTTCTTGGCTCTCCTCTCATATGCAAAGGCAATTTCTCGTCTTTGGCCATATGTCCGTTTGGTGAGGATCTGAATAATGGTCTGTTCATCCACACCTAAGACAcacattgtgtgtttgttgttttttttactaaaacctttaatgttattttgtacagatacaattttttaaatgcttttttaaaaaccctccAGGATAATGAGGGGAGCATGGTTGTACGattgatatatattttgttaaCACGACACAAGTTCCTATTCTATATTTGAATTTTCCATTGGTAGAGAGAAAAAAGGCTTTAATGCGCATGTGTTGAGTTGATTGCAGGCTACAGTCACAAATGCCTCACCCAGAACTTTCCATGCGTGGGTAAGAGCTTCCACACAGGATGATGACTCATGAAGGCTCCTGATTCTGGCCAACATTTGCTCTTCGGTAAACCCAGTCAACTGAATACTGTAATCACCTCTAAATATATTCTTTCACAGGAACTAGAAAGACAAGGAGATAGAGCGTAATGCTTTTGCTCACCTTTAGTTTTAATAGCGGTTTCTATTCTGGCAGCATCTTTGTCTGGATCAAAATCAGCTGCAGGAATCACAGTAGGATAGGTGGGCTCGCTCGACTGAAACACACGATTGAAAAGAATGCAATGTTACAGTTTGGACTTCGACTTGATGTGGGACAGAAATGAGTTTCCTTTAATCTTAGGAAAACCTACCCCAAAATTAAGTGTCAGTTGACCGAGGAAATCAGATACCAGCGCCATCTTAGAAGTCCTGTAAGACACAATGTGTGCATGTTAATAATAGTTTAAAAATAGCTTGTAATTTAGTTAAAGGGTTGAAATTCAGTTTTGTAAAAAGGAGGGGAAACCCTGGAAAGGAAGTGAGAACAGAGTCGTTTAAGAACCCCATGCTGCCTGAGTCACAGAGGGAGCGTTGTGTAATCGAACTGAAGAAAGCACAGCCTGTGTTTGCTTAGGGTGAGCCAGACATCAATGTTAAGATCACCAAATCCAAATTCTATTAAGGTCTAGCACAAAGAGGGCTATGTTAGCTCAGAAGTAGGTCCTTCCATGAGTCATTAGACTGCTTCtgaataatacaaatattaaatcGATAGAAACGTAGAATTTCAGGTAGATTAAACTGCAGCCGTGATTTCTTTGTGGAGTAGAGGTCCAAAGCAAAGCTCTTGAGAGTACTGccaggtttttttccccacttcctGGCTATTGTTCAGAAGACCAAAATCAGCCATATCAACAGCCTTAGTTACATAGAAACCAAACAAACAGTGAAACTACAGCCTCACTCTAACAAAATTCCATACCAAGGTGGGGATTCGTTTCATGATAAGGGTTTTGAAGCTATGTTGCTTTACTGCTGTCCTTTGGTCTTTTGAGTTTAGATAAAATGCATACGGTCATTATCAGAAAGGACACACCTttaagagagtgagagtaaaGAGAGcatgaggggagagagagagagaaagaaagagaaggagagggagaacaagagagagagagagagagagagagagagactctctcATCACACAAGAATGGGAAAATCCTCTAAGCATGTGAGATAGAATCATGCCATGTCTACTTCTGCTCCCTAAAACGCTCACTGTGATTAAGACCTCAAAACTAATTATGCACATGTTTAAGACCGTTTAAACGTTGTCTTTCTTCCATATATAGAGAAGTCTTATGTTATTGCTAGAGAAAACAGTACTGTAGCTTTAACTTGAGCCGAGCACATTAGCAGGAAGGAATAGGCATCAATAAGGTTGCCAATGCAACATTTTTCCTCCATACACTAGACTAGATGCTACAGAACCTTTAGGTTATCATAATTCTTCAGTAGGTTTGGGGTTTGAACTTACCTAAACAAGCAGATGATGCAGAAGAGTTCCAGCTATGAAAAGTAAAAAGGGTGTGGTGGTTAAATACCACGACCTCTGCCAGGAGTTATTCCCTCCCTTTAATGCAGTAGTGCCTCCTCCTCTAGTACACAGCAGGAGAAACTCCACCCTGAAGATCCCAGCACGTCAAAGTCCTCCATGCACCACTGTAACACAAGCCTGCCTTTTATGCATGCTCATTGTGACATTTTAAAAGCTTTACATGAAGCAGATCTTTAGAACTCAACCTCGTATCTTATAAGTATTATGAGTAAGAAAGGAAATATTGAGCAAGAAAGATGAGATAATAACACTATGCAcagatgtttattaataatctaCTCTCACTAGAGGTACACACCCttactgtttacattttgtgtgtttaaactAGACACCAAAATACACCTTTAGTGTTTGATTACAGCTTATGAGAGCAAAACCAAGTCTTATAATAGCAGGTTTCAAACTAATCATTAGCTTTTGAATGTGAGAACATCAGATACATAAAAGTCTGCAAGAAAACTGCAGCCAGTTCATCACGTCAACACTGAGGATAAAGCATCaatctcatttttatttatttatttttaaaagtccaccatcatgtatttttctttgattattttttagcATTAACTTTCCTCCT
Proteins encoded in this region:
- the LOC128617659 gene encoding annexin A2; this encodes MALVSDFLGQLTLNFGSSEPTYPTVIPAADFDPDKDAARIETAIKTKGVDEQTIIQILTKRTYGQRREIAFAYERRAKKDMISALKGALSGSLETVILGLMKSTAQFDASEIKASIKGLGTDEESLIEILCSRSTTELVEIKKVYKEMFKKDLEKDVAGDTSGDFAKLLLALVAVKRDEPSTVVDYEKIDEDARALYEAGVKRKGTDVKTWISIMSERSVPHLQKVFDRYKSYSPYDMQESIRKEVKGDLEKSFLALVQCFENKQLYFANKLGDAMKSKGAKEKVVTRIMISRCEVDLKKIRSEYKAQFGKSLYQTISEHTKGDYQQALLSLCGGDD